CCAATGAAACCATCGTTGGACTTCTTTTAAACCAATCCATCATGGCAACCAGGTAAAAATGCCCCTTCAGAACAGGTAAATAGGTGATGTCAGTACACCAAACATGATTCGCCCCAGTGACCTTGAGATCCCGCAGCAGATAGGGATAGACCTGATGCTGTGGATGGGCTTGAGAGAGCCGAGGTTTGGGATAAATCGCTTCAATGCCCAACTGTCGCATCAACCGTTGTACCCGTTTGCGATTCACGGCATAGCCGTGTTGACGTAGCATCACCCTCATCTTTCGGCTCCCATAGAACGGCGTTTTTAGGTATTGCTGGTCAATCAGCTTCAACAGGGTCAACTCCTCCTCTGGCGGAGCTTGGGGACGATGGTAAAAGCTAGAACGGGCAATGCCCAGTAATTGACATTGGCGCACTACACTCAGTTGCAGGTGGTCAGGCACTACCAGGGCTTTTCGTTCTTCAGTCCCAACTGTGCTGACCTGTTGGCTAAAAAATCCCGGTCCACCTTCAATTGCCCAATCTGCCGATACAACTCATTGATTTGGGCTTGCTGACTCTCATCCGCTTTCGTCGATTCACTCCCCTTCTCAAACAGACTGCTGGCTTCCTCCAACACCTGCCGTTTCCAGTTGTTGATCATCGTCGGATGGACTTCGTACTGGCTGGCTAACTCCGCCACCGTTTTCTCGCCTCGAATGGCTTCCAGGGCGACTTTGGCTTTGAATTGGGAACTGTATTGTTTGCGCTTGTTACTCATGAAC
Above is a window of Leptolyngbya sp. 'hensonii' DNA encoding:
- a CDS encoding transposase, with the protein product MSNKRKQYSSQFKAKVALEAIRGEKTVAELASQYEVHPTMINNWKRQVLEEASSLFEKGSESTKADESQQAQINELYRQIGQLKVDRDFLANRSAQLGLKNEKPW
- a CDS encoding IS3 family transposase, encoding MPDHLQLSVVRQCQLLGIARSSFYHRPQAPPEEELTLLKLIDQQYLKTPFYGSRKMRVMLRQHGYAVNRKRVQRLMRQLGIEAIYPKPRLSQAHPQHQVYPYLLRDLKVTGANHVWCTDITYLPVLKGHFYLVAMMDWFKRSPTMVSLV